The following are encoded together in the Macadamia integrifolia cultivar HAES 741 chromosome 10, SCU_Mint_v3, whole genome shotgun sequence genome:
- the LOC122090922 gene encoding protein translation factor SUI1 homolog — MSELDVQISTAFDPFAEANAEDSGAGSKEYVHVRIQQRNGRKSLTTVQGLKKEFSYNKILKDLKKEFCCNGTVVQDPELGQVIQLQGDQRKNVSTFLVQAGIVKKEHIKIHGF, encoded by the exons ATGTCTGAACTCGACGTCCAGATTTCTACTGCCTTCG ATCCTTTTGCAGAGGCAAATGCTGAGGACTCAGGTGCTGGCTCAAAAGAATATGTGCATGTTCGTATACAGCAGCGAAATGGTAGGAAAAGCCTGACTACTGTGCAGGGTTTAAAGAAAGAATTTAGCTACAATAAAATCCTCAAGGACCTCAAGAAGGAATTCTGCTGCAATGGTACTGTTGTCCAGGACCCAGAGCTAGGCCAG GTAATTCAGCTTCAAGGTGATCAAAGGAAGAATGTGTCCACTTTCCTTGTTCAG GCTGGCATTGTGAAGAAGGAACACATCAAGATTCATGGTTTTTGA